From Chryseobacterium wanjuense, one genomic window encodes:
- a CDS encoding SusD/RagB family nutrient-binding outer membrane lipoprotein: protein MKNIIKSIFVVGLLALTSCESNLDTINENPNDQASVDPKYLLTYVSSNAFQVNGDNMYASRMMIGTDGENTYQYMKWSDASFDVYTKGLLNTVKMMQEAEKLNNKNYQAIGKFYRALYFFNLSLKFGSIPYSEAVKGESGITQPKYDSQETVMAGILTELKEANDLINQNDKIEGDIIYNGDATKWKKLINSFRLKILITMSKKATIGSYNVATEFASIAGSQTLMTSIADNGELKFVDAADSRYTMFNNSGYGSSLYMANYFIDLFKTRQDPRLFTFAAQTTGAKEAGKPITDFTGYNGGNPTSPYSDNAALITAKNISKVNDRFYKDATNEPSSVLSYSELEFILAEATARGWISGSAKTHYDNAIKASFSFYQTYVKNPGLYFSGFDVNNYLATPLVVYDNSAPLATQLERIMTQKYMTMFHQSQWTSYYDYLRTGYPNFPLQTGVSAPFRFRYPQSEYNYNNANLKAALASQYGGNDNINSKPWWLQ, encoded by the coding sequence ATGAAAAATATTATAAAATCAATTTTTGTAGTTGGATTATTAGCGTTGACTTCTTGCGAATCTAATCTTGACACCATCAATGAAAACCCGAATGATCAGGCAAGTGTAGATCCGAAATATTTGTTGACCTACGTTTCTTCCAATGCTTTTCAGGTGAATGGCGACAATATGTATGCTTCCAGAATGATGATCGGGACAGACGGTGAAAATACTTATCAGTACATGAAGTGGAGCGATGCCTCATTCGATGTTTACACAAAAGGCCTTCTGAATACGGTGAAAATGATGCAGGAAGCAGAAAAACTTAACAATAAAAATTACCAGGCCATCGGTAAATTTTACAGGGCTTTGTATTTCTTTAATTTAAGTTTAAAATTCGGAAGCATCCCTTATTCTGAAGCCGTAAAAGGAGAATCAGGAATTACCCAGCCAAAGTACGATTCTCAGGAAACCGTGATGGCGGGAATTTTAACGGAATTAAAAGAAGCCAACGATTTAATCAATCAAAACGATAAAATCGAAGGCGATATCATCTACAACGGCGACGCAACAAAATGGAAAAAACTGATCAATTCTTTCCGATTGAAAATTTTGATAACAATGTCTAAAAAAGCGACCATTGGAAGTTACAACGTTGCAACGGAATTCGCATCCATCGCAGGAAGCCAGACTTTAATGACATCTATTGCAGACAACGGAGAATTAAAATTCGTAGACGCTGCAGACAGCCGATACACGATGTTCAACAACAGTGGTTACGGGTCGAGTTTGTACATGGCCAATTATTTTATTGATTTATTCAAAACAAGACAAGATCCACGTTTATTCACTTTTGCAGCGCAGACAACCGGAGCAAAAGAAGCAGGAAAACCCATCACTGATTTTACAGGGTATAACGGAGGAAACCCAACTTCTCCTTATTCTGATAATGCAGCTTTAATTACAGCAAAAAACATTTCTAAAGTAAACGACCGTTTCTACAAAGATGCTACCAACGAGCCTTCATCAGTATTAAGCTATTCGGAACTAGAATTTATTTTAGCTGAAGCTACGGCAAGAGGTTGGATTTCAGGATCGGCAAAAACACATTACGACAATGCCATTAAAGCCAGTTTTAGTTTTTATCAGACTTATGTAAAAAATCCTGGTCTGTATTTTTCAGGATTTGATGTTAATAATTATCTGGCGACTCCTCTGGTTGTGTATGATAATTCAGCTCCTTTGGCAACACAACTGGAAAGAATCATGACACAAAAATACATGACAATGTTCCATCAGTCACAATGGACTTCCTATTACGATTATCTGAGAACAGGTTACCCAAACTTCCCTTTACAGACAGGAGTTTCAGCACCTTTCAGATTCCGGTATCCACAATCTGAGTACAATTACAACAATGCTAATCTTAAGGCTGCATTGGCATCACAATACGGAGGAAATGATAACATCAATTCTAAACCGTGGTGGTTGCAATAA
- a CDS encoding SusC/RagA family TonB-linked outer membrane protein, translated as MKKTLATFAVFLLPLYLTAQEINISGNVKSENGSGVSGVNVTDKNTGKTATTDENGNFTISANPKDVLEFFSPEFSTYTIEVSNKRNYSVVLKKVNEKQIEGVVITALGIAKKKEKIGYSTQEVGTKQFETITTPSIGNLFSGQVAGLNVSNPTGMQQAPQFTLRGNSNLVFVIDGVIVEKEVFQNLDPNNIDNINVLKGATASALYGSRGRYGAVLITTKSAKKKGFTVEFSQNTMVTAGFTNLPKTQTEYGNGSHGKYEFWDGADGGVNDGDMIWGPKFTPGLKIAQWNSPIRDKVTGQVTPWYGAVTGTQYDDKSRYERVPIDWKYHDNLDTFLKPAVINNNNFSISYKNNKDVYRLSGNFMNYDDRVPESYLQRYGVNFSSENHLGEKLIFDTKFNFNQTFTPNIPNYDYNPSGHMYTILIWMGGDVDGRDLKNHMWIPGKEGTAQANWNYAWYNNPWFGAEYYKNKNRTNIINAQTGLEYKATKDFSVKGKISIVENHNKQEILSPYSYFNYSAPRSGGYILNDTKTWNLNYDVLATYKKKISENFDFTINAGGSAFYYKNDVDNASTDGLKIPELYTLDNSVGAVKYYDYLKEKLIYSAYTTIDVGLYNAFFLNVSGRNDWSSTLPKANRSYFYPSASLSAVVSNLIKMPESISLLKLSASWAKVAYDFQPYSIRNYYVNNGGITFNGNPTYYYPTTLNVENTLKPEQTKSYELGLSAGFFDNRITLDATYFRTLDYNNILQFPSAQPSGFTSKYVNGNEYTTKGLEISLGLTPVKTSDFTWKSLINWSTYEQKLTSIYDNMPVYNNIKLGERMDSYYDYTWQKSPDGKVILNAETGMPTRANTPTNLGHFNPDWTFGFNNTFKYKKFTLNIGIDGSVGGVMRSQVVEKMWWGGKHPNSTQYRDLEYANPGTYYFVPDGVNYNAATGTYTPHTKAISFQDWAQNYPYQARVTEDESEEFANVFDRTFVKLRSVVLEYDFSYLLNPRGMVKGFTANISGYNLAMWKKSKNLYSDPDYKIGTGNDIQDPSSRWIGVGFNLKF; from the coding sequence ATGAAGAAGACTTTAGCTACTTTTGCGGTTTTTTTACTTCCCCTTTATCTTACTGCTCAAGAAATCAACATTTCCGGAAATGTAAAATCCGAAAACGGCTCTGGTGTTTCAGGCGTCAATGTTACCGACAAAAACACCGGAAAAACGGCTACCACCGATGAAAACGGAAATTTCACCATCTCAGCCAATCCGAAAGATGTCCTTGAGTTTTTTTCACCGGAATTTTCCACGTATACTATCGAAGTTTCAAACAAAAGAAATTATTCTGTTGTATTAAAAAAGGTTAATGAAAAACAGATCGAGGGTGTTGTCATCACCGCTTTAGGTATTGCAAAAAAGAAAGAAAAAATCGGTTACTCAACTCAGGAAGTTGGAACAAAACAATTTGAAACAATCACAACTCCAAGCATCGGAAATCTATTCTCAGGGCAGGTTGCCGGATTAAATGTTTCAAACCCAACAGGAATGCAACAGGCTCCGCAATTTACGTTAAGAGGAAATTCAAATCTCGTTTTTGTAATCGACGGAGTGATTGTTGAAAAAGAAGTTTTCCAAAATTTAGATCCAAATAATATTGACAATATCAACGTATTGAAAGGAGCAACTGCTTCCGCTCTTTACGGTTCGCGAGGCCGTTACGGCGCTGTTTTGATTACTACAAAAAGTGCAAAAAAGAAAGGCTTCACAGTTGAATTTTCTCAAAACACAATGGTCACAGCGGGATTTACCAACCTTCCGAAAACTCAGACAGAATACGGAAACGGTTCGCACGGAAAATATGAATTCTGGGACGGAGCCGATGGCGGTGTGAACGATGGAGATATGATCTGGGGTCCGAAATTTACTCCCGGATTGAAAATCGCACAATGGAACAGCCCGATCCGAGATAAAGTGACAGGACAGGTAACGCCGTGGTATGGAGCAGTGACGGGAACTCAGTATGATGACAAATCAAGATACGAAAGAGTTCCGATCGATTGGAAATATCATGATAACCTGGATACTTTCCTGAAACCAGCGGTAATTAATAATAACAATTTTTCGATTAGTTATAAAAATAATAAAGATGTTTACAGACTTTCAGGAAATTTCATGAACTATGACGACCGGGTTCCTGAGTCTTATCTTCAGCGTTATGGTGTAAATTTTTCATCTGAAAATCATTTAGGCGAAAAATTAATTTTTGATACTAAATTTAATTTTAATCAGACTTTTACCCCAAATATTCCGAATTACGATTACAACCCAAGTGGTCACATGTACACGATTCTGATCTGGATGGGAGGCGATGTAGACGGAAGAGATCTTAAAAATCATATGTGGATTCCCGGAAAAGAAGGAACTGCACAAGCCAACTGGAACTACGCATGGTACAACAACCCATGGTTTGGAGCAGAATATTATAAAAATAAAAACCGAACCAACATTATCAATGCACAGACAGGTTTAGAATATAAAGCAACGAAAGATTTTTCGGTAAAAGGGAAAATTTCCATTGTGGAAAACCACAACAAACAGGAAATTCTAAGCCCATATTCTTATTTTAATTACAGTGCACCGAGAAGTGGTGGCTATATTTTGAACGATACCAAAACCTGGAACCTCAACTATGATGTTTTAGCAACGTATAAAAAGAAAATTTCTGAAAATTTTGATTTCACGATCAATGCTGGAGGTTCTGCTTTTTACTATAAAAATGATGTGGATAATGCTTCAACAGATGGCTTGAAAATTCCGGAATTATATACTTTGGATAATTCTGTCGGAGCTGTAAAATATTATGATTATTTAAAAGAAAAGTTAATTTACAGTGCCTATACAACGATTGACGTTGGTTTGTACAATGCTTTTTTCTTAAACGTTTCTGGTCGTAACGACTGGTCTTCTACCCTCCCGAAAGCCAACAGATCATATTTCTACCCTTCCGCTTCATTGAGTGCTGTTGTTTCGAATTTAATTAAAATGCCGGAATCCATCAGCCTGTTAAAATTATCCGCTTCGTGGGCAAAGGTAGCGTATGATTTTCAGCCTTACTCGATCAGAAATTATTATGTAAACAATGGCGGAATTACATTCAACGGAAATCCTACCTATTATTATCCAACTACTTTAAATGTTGAAAATACATTAAAGCCGGAACAGACAAAATCTTATGAATTAGGATTAAGTGCAGGTTTCTTCGACAATAGAATTACGTTGGACGCTACTTATTTTAGAACATTGGATTATAATAATATCCTTCAGTTCCCAAGCGCGCAACCTTCAGGTTTTACCTCAAAATATGTGAACGGAAACGAATACACTACGAAAGGTCTTGAAATTTCATTAGGATTAACACCAGTTAAAACATCCGATTTTACATGGAAATCATTGATCAACTGGAGTACTTACGAACAGAAACTGACTTCCATTTACGACAATATGCCGGTTTACAACAATATCAAACTTGGAGAGAGAATGGATAGTTACTACGACTACACTTGGCAAAAATCCCCAGACGGAAAAGTGATCCTGAATGCCGAAACAGGAATGCCGACAAGAGCAAACACACCGACAAATCTAGGACATTTCAATCCGGATTGGACGTTTGGTTTCAACAATACATTTAAATATAAAAAATTCACTTTGAATATCGGAATCGACGGAAGTGTCGGTGGTGTCATGAGATCGCAGGTGGTAGAAAAAATGTGGTGGGGCGGAAAGCATCCGAATTCTACACAATACAGAGATCTGGAATATGCAAATCCGGGAACGTATTATTTTGTTCCGGATGGTGTAAATTATAATGCAGCAACAGGAACGTACACGCCACACACCAAAGCCATCAGCTTCCAGGATTGGGCACAGAATTATCCTTATCAGGCGAGAGTGACAGAAGATGAAAGTGAAGAATTTGCCAACGTTTTCGACAGAACTTTCGTGAAATTAAGATCCGTAGTTCTGGAATATGACTTCTCTTATTTATTAAACCCAAGAGGTATGGTAAAAGGCTTCACGGCAAATATTTCAGGATACAATCTGGCGATGTGGAAAAAATCTAAAAATCTTTATTCGGATCCGGATTACAAAATCGGGACAGGAAATGATATTCAGGATCCTTCAAGCAGATGGATCGGAGTAGGGTTTAATCTTAAATTTTAA
- a CDS encoding BamA/TamA family outer membrane protein, translating into MKLILKIFFVLFCVFVQAQKKHYFLIDSETKVKKKVKDSLSAAKFLDSLAQNNYFFTQLKEVNIKGDSTEIIYDKGKNFNETYVSLTDSIVQKTKNQKEFFTKNLDSTKKNINKQYIDDGFAFSRIKSKYKGQKNGYPIVELDINKNDKRTINGFVVKGYTNVPKRFIKNLEKEFKGKTYDDKNLIAINKSFQSHQFITLERPPQTLFTKDSTSIYLFMEKKKTNSFDGVIGFGNDKSDKFTLNGTLNVNFKNIFNSFESINLYWQRNPDKGQTFDLQTDIPYLFKSNVGLNMKVNIFRQDSTFANVKALPALYYHLNSRNKIGLRGTFESSSIIDTLYVQGKDYNKKGIGIWFEMIEPTDIDLFLYKTKINAGYDYLTTTYTKDNIKSPQNQFYFFGEHNYHINGNHFLNIKAEGAMMDSKIEFSANELYRFGGWNSMRGFNENSLAADFYYYGSLEYRYLIGNQAFFDVFGQYGQLNNKSLNVKPKLYSVGLGFNFFIPIGLMSFQLSNGNEFGNPFKFNDIKIHWGILSRF; encoded by the coding sequence TTGAAATTAATTTTAAAAATATTTTTTGTACTGTTTTGCGTTTTTGTACAGGCGCAGAAGAAGCATTATTTTCTCATAGATTCTGAAACAAAGGTGAAGAAAAAGGTGAAAGATTCTTTATCTGCAGCGAAATTTCTGGATTCTCTGGCGCAAAACAATTACTTTTTCACTCAATTAAAAGAAGTAAACATCAAGGGAGACAGCACGGAAATTATTTACGACAAAGGAAAAAATTTCAATGAAACTTACGTCAGCCTGACAGATTCGATTGTTCAGAAAACTAAAAATCAGAAAGAATTTTTTACTAAAAATTTAGACTCAACAAAGAAAAATATTAATAAACAATATATTGATGACGGGTTTGCGTTCAGCAGGATCAAATCAAAATACAAAGGTCAAAAGAACGGCTATCCAATCGTAGAATTAGATATTAATAAAAATGATAAAAGAACCATCAATGGTTTTGTGGTAAAAGGCTACACCAATGTTCCGAAGAGGTTTATAAAAAATCTTGAAAAAGAATTCAAGGGAAAAACCTACGACGACAAAAATCTTATTGCCATTAATAAATCCTTTCAAAGTCACCAGTTTATCACCCTGGAACGCCCTCCGCAAACATTGTTTACAAAAGATTCCACCAGCATTTATCTTTTCATGGAAAAGAAAAAGACCAACAGTTTCGATGGTGTGATCGGTTTTGGAAATGATAAATCTGATAAATTTACATTAAACGGAACTCTGAATGTCAATTTTAAAAATATATTTAACAGTTTTGAATCCATCAATCTGTATTGGCAGAGAAACCCGGACAAAGGACAGACGTTTGATCTTCAGACTGATATTCCTTATCTTTTCAAATCGAATGTCGGTTTGAACATGAAGGTAAATATCTTCAGACAAGACTCTACTTTTGCCAATGTAAAGGCACTTCCGGCTCTTTATTACCATCTCAATTCCAGAAACAAAATCGGGTTGAGAGGAACTTTTGAAAGCTCAAGCATCATTGATACGCTGTATGTGCAGGGAAAAGATTACAACAAAAAAGGAATCGGGATTTGGTTTGAAATGATTGAACCGACGGATATCGACCTTTTTCTTTATAAAACAAAAATCAATGCCGGATATGACTATCTGACAACGACTTATACGAAAGATAATATTAAATCTCCGCAAAATCAGTTCTACTTTTTCGGGGAACACAATTACCATATCAACGGAAATCATTTCCTCAATATCAAAGCGGAAGGAGCCATGATGGACTCAAAGATCGAGTTTTCGGCCAACGAATTGTACCGTTTCGGAGGCTGGAATTCCATGCGGGGTTTCAATGAAAACTCCCTCGCCGCCGATTTTTACTATTACGGAAGTCTGGAATACCGGTATCTCATCGGGAATCAGGCCTTCTTTGACGTCTTCGGACAGTACGGGCAACTCAATAACAAATCTTTAAATGTAAAACCCAAACTCTACAGTGTCGGGCTCGGTTTCAATTTCTTTATTCCGATCGGGCTGATGAGTTTTCAGCTTTCCAATGGTAATGAGTTTGGAAATCCGTTTAAGTTTAATGATATAAAAATTCATTGGGGAATTTTGAGCAGGTTTTAG
- a CDS encoding SDR family oxidoreductase — translation MVIIITGTSSGIGFVLAEYFGKKGHHVYGLSRKHTESQHFKSIPTDVTDNDAVQNAIAEVLKTETRIDVLINNAGMGMVGAVEDSSKEDILKLFNLNLVGAVQMMSAVMPKMRENKFGKIINVSSIGSEMGLPFRGFYSASKSALDKVTEAMRYEVYPWNIDVCSLHLGDIKTNIAENRVRTKVSEPYKNVFDKVYALMNSHVGDGTEPLEVAEYIDTLLAKNKWKAHYYFGKFGQKIGVPLKWILPQGTYENLMKKYNKLA, via the coding sequence ATGGTCATCATTATCACAGGAACCTCATCAGGAATTGGTTTCGTATTAGCAGAATATTTCGGAAAGAAAGGTCATCATGTATATGGCTTGAGCAGGAAACACACTGAAAGTCAGCACTTCAAATCGATTCCTACCGATGTTACGGATAACGATGCGGTACAGAATGCCATCGCAGAAGTTTTGAAGACAGAAACCAGAATCGATGTTCTGATCAACAATGCCGGAATGGGAATGGTAGGAGCTGTGGAAGATTCTTCAAAGGAAGATATTTTAAAATTGTTCAACCTCAATTTGGTGGGAGCTGTTCAGATGATGAGTGCCGTAATGCCGAAAATGCGGGAAAACAAATTCGGGAAAATCATCAATGTTTCCAGTATCGGAAGTGAAATGGGACTGCCCTTCCGCGGGTTTTATTCAGCATCAAAATCGGCTTTGGATAAAGTAACTGAAGCGATGAGATATGAAGTTTATCCTTGGAATATTGACGTTTGCTCACTGCATTTGGGTGATATTAAAACCAATATCGCAGAAAACCGCGTAAGAACAAAAGTTTCTGAGCCTTATAAAAATGTTTTTGATAAAGTCTATGCTTTAATGAATTCTCATGTTGGCGACGGAACCGAACCTTTGGAAGTTGCAGAATATATTGATACCCTTTTAGCTAAAAATAAATGGAAAGCTCATTATTATTTTGGAAAGTTCGGACAGAAAATCGGAGTTCCTCTGAAATGGATTCTTCCGCAGGGAACTTATGAAAATTTAATGAAGAAATATAATAAACTGGCTTAG
- a CDS encoding MarC family protein, producing the protein METSIHTFIHLLFTGIIALFPVVNPIGSAFMVNPYLQHLSNEDKKAAVKKITLYAFCVCVMSLLAGHYILELFGISIPVIQLAGGIMICKMGWEFLSAKNDEKSDVDKNDMQNDMGAQSDISNKLFYPVTFPVTTGAGTISVLFTLSAHSKALSINNYLINILAIIAAVLFMCILIYIFYLNTKKIITFLGSSGEKIVNRLTSFLIFCVGLQIAVSGIQTLVMEHIGK; encoded by the coding sequence ATGGAAACGTCTATTCACACTTTTATCCATTTGCTTTTTACAGGAATTATTGCCCTTTTTCCAGTTGTGAATCCTATTGGAAGTGCTTTTATGGTAAATCCTTATCTTCAGCATCTAAGCAATGAGGATAAAAAAGCAGCAGTAAAAAAAATTACCCTTTACGCTTTTTGCGTTTGTGTAATGTCTTTATTGGCCGGTCATTATATCCTCGAGTTGTTTGGTATTTCAATACCGGTTATCCAATTGGCAGGAGGCATCATGATCTGCAAAATGGGCTGGGAATTTTTATCTGCCAAAAATGATGAAAAGTCTGATGTAGACAAAAATGATATGCAAAATGATATGGGAGCTCAAAGTGATATCAGCAATAAACTTTTTTATCCCGTTACTTTTCCTGTCACTACCGGAGCGGGTACTATTTCAGTACTTTTTACCTTGAGTGCACACAGCAAAGCACTGAGTATCAATAATTATCTTATTAATATCTTAGCCATTATCGCAGCCGTACTATTCATGTGTATTCTGATCTATATTTTTTATCTGAATACTAAAAAAATCATCACATTTCTGGGAAGCAGCGGCGAGAAAATCGTAAACAGACTTACCTCTTTTCTCATCTTTTGTGTCGGTCTGCAAATTGCGGTGAGCGGCATTCAGACATTAGTGATGGAACATATTGGTAAATAG
- a CDS encoding 3-phosphoshikimate 1-carboxyvinyltransferase, with the protein MKTLEKSKLTGNKTIQISGSKSISNRLLILESLFKNIKIGNLSNSQDTQLLKKALSEDTEIVDIHHAGTAMRFLTSYYSIMEGKTTILTGSKRMKERPIKNLVTALQNLGVEIEYLENEGFPPLKITGRKITQTTVDVPSNISSQFITSLLLIAGKLENGLEINLVGEVTSRSYIEMTLDILTKFGIKNSFTGNTIKVEPFTHNHSSIIDYEVESDWSSASYFYSFAALGRETIYLKSFYKESTQGDSAIAKIYEDFFGIKTIFTEEEHKLSLIPQPNFQFPEKIVLDMNNCPDIAQTLCVTAAALKIPFEISGLGTLRVKETDRLQALYNELKKLGTETEITDLTIQSVSFNEPKKNISIKTYQDHRMAMSFAPFCLIKELNIEDEDVVEKSYPDFWKDLDSLLET; encoded by the coding sequence ATGAAGACGCTAGAAAAATCAAAATTAACAGGAAATAAAACCATACAGATCAGCGGTTCGAAAAGTATTTCGAATCGTTTGTTGATTTTAGAAAGTTTATTTAAAAATATTAAAATCGGTAATCTTTCCAACTCTCAGGATACCCAATTGCTGAAAAAAGCATTGTCTGAAGATACCGAAATAGTAGATATTCATCATGCGGGAACGGCGATGCGTTTCCTTACTTCCTACTACTCAATCATGGAAGGGAAAACGACCATCCTTACCGGTTCTAAAAGGATGAAAGAAAGACCCATCAAAAACCTAGTGACGGCTCTGCAAAATCTGGGAGTAGAAATCGAATATCTTGAAAATGAAGGCTTTCCTCCTCTGAAAATTACAGGAAGAAAAATTACTCAGACGACAGTTGATGTTCCATCCAATATTTCAAGCCAGTTTATCACTTCCCTTCTATTAATTGCCGGAAAACTGGAAAACGGACTGGAAATAAATCTGGTAGGCGAAGTAACCTCAAGGTCGTACATTGAAATGACGCTGGATATTTTAACCAAATTCGGAATTAAAAACAGCTTTACCGGAAACACTATAAAAGTAGAACCTTTTACCCACAATCATTCATCAATCATTGATTATGAAGTGGAAAGCGACTGGAGTTCGGCCTCCTATTTCTATTCGTTTGCAGCGTTGGGAAGGGAAACCATTTACCTGAAAAGCTTTTACAAAGAATCGACACAGGGAGATTCTGCGATTGCAAAAATTTATGAAGATTTCTTTGGAATTAAAACAATTTTCACTGAAGAAGAACACAAACTCAGCCTTATACCACAACCCAATTTTCAATTTCCGGAAAAAATTGTCCTGGATATGAATAATTGCCCCGATATCGCACAAACACTGTGTGTAACCGCCGCTGCCCTGAAAATTCCTTTTGAAATTTCAGGGTTGGGAACATTGAGGGTAAAAGAAACCGACAGGCTGCAGGCTTTGTATAATGAACTAAAAAAACTGGGAACGGAAACTGAAATTACAGATTTAACGATACAATCTGTCAGCTTCAACGAACCCAAAAAAAACATTTCCATTAAAACCTATCAGGATCACAGAATGGCCATGAGTTTTGCGCCGTTTTGCCTGATCAAAGAATTAAATATTGAGGACGAGGACGTTGTCGAAAAATCCTACCCCGACTTTTGGAAGGATTTGGACAGCCTGCTCGAAACATAG
- a CDS encoding nucleotide pyrophosphohydrolase, with protein sequence MEITNLQQQVDEWIKTIGVRYFNELTNMAMLTEEVGEVARIIARRYGEQSEKESDKSKDLGEELADVLFVTLCLANQTGVNLQEAFDKKMKVKTDRDKDRHQNNEKLK encoded by the coding sequence ATGGAAATTACAAATCTGCAACAGCAAGTTGATGAATGGATAAAAACAATTGGTGTCCGTTATTTCAATGAATTGACCAATATGGCTATGCTGACGGAAGAGGTGGGCGAAGTTGCCAGAATCATTGCCAGAAGATACGGCGAACAAAGCGAAAAGGAAAGTGATAAAAGCAAAGATCTGGGCGAAGAATTGGCAGATGTTTTGTTTGTAACGTTGTGCCTTGCCAACCAAACCGGCGTAAACCTGCAGGAAGCTTTTGACAAAAAAATGAAGGTAAAGACGGATCGTGATAAAGATCGTCATCAGAATAATGAGAAATTAAAATAG
- a CDS encoding type B 50S ribosomal protein L31 yields MKNGIHPENYRLVVFKDMSNDEVFLCKSTAETKDTIEYEGQEYPLIKMEISSTSHPFYTGKTKLVDTAGRVDKFMNKYKKFAK; encoded by the coding sequence ATGAAAAACGGAATCCACCCAGAAAATTATAGACTTGTTGTTTTCAAAGATATGAGTAACGACGAGGTGTTTCTTTGCAAGTCTACTGCAGAAACAAAAGATACTATCGAGTACGAAGGACAAGAGTACCCATTGATCAAAATGGAAATCTCTTCAACTTCTCACCCTTTCTACACTGGTAAAACGAAATTGGTTGACACTGCAGGTAGAGTTGATAAGTTTATGAACAAATACAAAAAATTCGCTAAATAA
- a CDS encoding GlmU family protein: MQLVFSDAQYWEDFLPLTFTRPVAEMRCGILTFSERWQKILDNTEISYFTENYLQNKFRNPEEKESLFLVTNFLPTQQVIQQIKDLKQGEALVYEDELIAARINMKDFSLNQIEKMTDIKEELTFFKKPTDLFTYNDKAIDFDFELLTKGKTSQELSSTNGFLGDKKDLFIEEGAQIEFSTLNTKTGKIYIGKNADVMEGCNLRGPIALCEDSQLKLGAKVYGATTVGPHSKVGGEVNNIIIFGYSSKGHDGFLGNSVVGEWCNFGADTNSSNLKNNYSNVKLWNYRTKSFEDTGLQFAGLIMGDHSKTAINTQLNTGTVVGVASNIFKEGFPPNLVENFSWGGFKDDERFKLDKAYEVAERAMARRKVALTDDDKAIFKYIFDTY; this comes from the coding sequence ATGCAATTAGTATTTTCAGATGCGCAATACTGGGAAGATTTTCTTCCGCTTACATTTACAAGACCTGTCGCAGAGATGCGATGCGGAATTCTTACATTCTCCGAGAGATGGCAGAAAATTTTAGACAACACGGAAATTTCGTATTTCACGGAAAATTACCTTCAAAACAAATTCAGAAATCCTGAAGAAAAGGAAAGCCTTTTTCTGGTGACGAATTTTCTACCGACGCAACAGGTGATCCAGCAAATTAAAGACCTGAAACAAGGAGAAGCTTTGGTGTATGAAGATGAACTGATCGCAGCGAGAATCAACATGAAAGATTTTTCGCTAAACCAGATCGAAAAAATGACGGACATCAAAGAAGAACTCACCTTTTTCAAAAAGCCGACCGATCTTTTTACCTATAATGACAAAGCTATTGATTTTGATTTTGAATTATTAACAAAAGGGAAAACCTCACAGGAACTTTCGTCTACCAACGGATTTTTAGGAGATAAAAAAGACCTGTTTATAGAAGAAGGCGCACAGATTGAGTTTTCTACCCTGAATACCAAAACCGGAAAAATCTACATCGGGAAAAACGCTGATGTCATGGAAGGCTGCAATCTTCGTGGCCCGATTGCCCTTTGCGAAGATTCCCAGCTAAAGTTAGGCGCTAAAGTGTATGGTGCGACGACGGTTGGCCCTCATTCCAAAGTTGGTGGTGAGGTTAACAATATCATTATTTTCGGATATTCAAGTAAAGGACACGACGGGTTTTTAGGAAATTCTGTAGTCGGGGAGTGGTGTAATTTTGGAGCAGATACCAATTCTTCCAACCTTAAAAACAATTACAGCAATGTGAAACTCTGGAATTACAGAACAAAATCCTTCGAAGATACAGGCTTACAATTCGCTGGACTGATTATGGGAGATCATTCTAAAACAGCGATCAATACCCAGCTGAATACCGGAACGGTTGTCGGTGTTGCCTCGAATATTTTTAAAGAAGGCTTCCCTCCGAATCTGGTAGAGAATTTTTCATGGGGAGGTTTTAAAGATGATGAAAGATTTAAATTAGACAAAGCCTACGAAGTTGCAGAGCGAGCCATGGCCAGAAGAAAAGTGGCTTTAACGGACGATGATAAGGCTATTTTTAAATATATTTTTGATACATATTAA